A stretch of the bacterium genome encodes the following:
- a CDS encoding HD domain-containing protein codes for QMGYEILEAIDFPWPISEIVLQHHERLDGSGYPNTLKGKDILLEAKIIAVADVIEAMSSHRPYRPAPGIEAALYEIQKNRGRLYEPKIVDICVELFQKDSFSL; via the coding sequence CAAATGGGCTATGAGATACTGGAGGCTATCGATTTTCCTTGGCCAATATCCGAGATAGTTTTGCAGCATCATGAAAGACTAGATGGTTCAGGTTATCCCAATACTTTAAAGGGCAAGGATATCCTACTTGAGGCAAAGATAATCGCAGTTGCAGATGTTATTGAGGCTATGTCTTCACATAGGCCATATAGACCGGCTCCGGGAATCGAGGCCGCTCTCTATGAGATACAAAAGAACCGAGGGAGACTATACGAGCCAAAAATTGTAGATATATGCGTTGAACTGTTTCAAAAAGATAGCTTTTCATTATAG